Within Streptomyces sp. SS1-1, the genomic segment GGAGCAGCCGGACGCCGAGAACGGCTTCCTGCTCGACGGCTTCCCGCGCAACGTGTCGCAGGCCGAGGCGCTCGATGAGATGCTCCGCTCCGAGGGCATGAAGCTCGACGCGGTGCTGGATCTCGAGGTCCCCGAGGACGAGGTCGTCAAGCGGATCGCCGGGCGGCGGATCTGCCGCAAGGACTCCAGCCACGTCTTCCACGTCACGTACAGCCCGCCGAAGAAGGAAGGCGTCTGCGACGTCTGCGGCGGCGAGCTGTACCAGCGCGACGACGACTCCGAGGAGACCGTCCGCAAGCGGCTCGAGGTCTACCACACGCAGACCGAGCCGATCATCGACTACTACAAGGCGCAGGGGCTGGTCGTGACCATCTCCGCCCTCGGCAAGGTCGAGGACGTCACGGCTCGCGCCATGCAGGCGCTGAAGCGTGACGTGGACGCCCGGTAGCAGTCACCAGCTCGTACGGCGAAGCCGCGGTTCCCGCTCAGGGGGCCGCGGCTGCTGCGTGGGGCGGGGTGTGGCTCCGCCCTTATGGTTGAGAAAAGTCCCACAGTCCGGTCCGAGAAAGGCCCCGCCGCCATGGTGCAGATCAAGAACCCCGAGCAGATCGCCAAGATGCGCGAGGCGGGGCTGGTCGTCGCCGCCATCCACGCGGCCACCCGGGAGGCCGCGGTGCCCGGGGCCAGCACCAAGGATCTGGACGAGGTCGCGCGCAAGGTGCTCGCCGAGCACGGCGCCAAGTCGAACTTCCTGGGCTACGGCGGCTTCCCGGCGACGATCTGCACGTCCGTGAACGACGTCGTCGTCCACGGCATCCCCTCGGAGAACGTCGTCCTCAAGGACGGCGACATCATCTCCATCGACTGCGGCGCCATCATCGACGGCTGGCACGGTGACGCCGCCTACACGGCGTTCGTCGGTTCCGGGCACGCCCCCGAGCTGGTGGAGCTGTCCCGGGTGACCGAGGAGTCGATGTGGGCCGGCATCGCGGCGATGAAGCAGGGCAACCGCCTCGTGGACATCTCCCGTGCCATCGAGACGTACATCCGTCGCCAGCCCAAGCCGGGCGGCGGCCGCTACGGGATCATCGAGGACTACGGCGGTCACGGCATCGGCACCGAGATGCACATGGACCCGCACCTGCTGAACTACGTGGAGCGCCGGCGCGGCAAGGGCCCCAAGCTGGTCCCCGGCTTCTGCCTGGCCATCGAGCCGATGGTCTCCCTGGGCACCCCGAAGACCGAGGTCCTCGAGGACGACTGGACCGTCATCACGACGGACGGCACCTGGTCCTCCCACTGGGAGCACTCGGTCGCCCTGACCGAACAGGGGCCGCTGGTCCTCACGGCCCCCGACGGCGGCAGGGCCAAGCTGGCGGAGCTGGGCGTCACGGCGGCTCCCGATCCGCTTGCGTAAGGATCTCCCTTGTGGGGCAGACTTCCCCGATTCGTGTTTCCGGGTGCCCTGACGTAGACTGACTCGTCGGCTCTTGTGTACCCGCATGTCCGCATGCGCTCGCAAAAGTCGATCAAGGTAGTCGATTCGAAGGGCGAAGCGTGGCCAAGAAGCAAGGTGCCATCGAGATCGAGGGCACTGTCGTCGAGTCTCTTCCGAACGCCATGTTCAAGGTCGAGCTCCAGAACGGCCACCAGGTCCTGGCACACATCAGCGGCAAGATGCGTATGCACTACATCCGCATCCTCCCTGACGACCGGGTCGTGGTGGAGCTGTCTCCGTACGACCTGACGCGTGGCCGGATCGTCTACCGCTACAAGTAGATCTTGCCCGGGCCCCGGTTCCTCCGGGGCGTTGGCACTGACCCGGAGAACCTCACCCCATGAAGGTCAAGCCGAGCGTCAAGAAGATCTGCGACAAGTGCAGGGTGATCCGCCGTCACGGTCGGGTCATGGTCATCTGCGACAACCCGCGCCACAAGCAGCGCCAGGGCTGAAGCACGACCACACCCCTCTGCACCGCTATCGCAGAGATTCGCGCGACGCGAGCTGAATTGTTCATACGCAGAGCCCCGGCGAAGTCATCGCCGGACACCCCCGGTTCGGAGGCCGGGGACCCAGTTCGTACCTGGTACGGCGGCTGGGAACCGGTTCTGCGGAAGACCTCCGACAACCACCAGGAGCCATTGAATGGCACGCGTTTCCGGTGTTGACATCCCGCGCGAAAAGCGCGTGGAGATCGCCCTCACCTACGTGTTCGGCATCGGCCGGACCCTTTCGCAGCAGACGCTGGCCGCCACCGGCGTCGACCCGAACACCCGCGTTCGCGACCTCTCCGAGGAGCAGCTCGTCGCGATCCGCGAGTACGTCGACAACAACATCAAGACCGAGGGTGACCTCCGTCGCGAGATCCAGGCCGACATCCGCCGCAAGGTCGAGATCGGTACCTACCAGGGTCTGCGTCACCGTCGCGGTCTGCCCGTCCGCGGTCAGCGCACCAGCACCAACGCGCGTACCCGCAAGGGCCCGCGTCGCGCCATCGCCGGCAAGAAGAAGCCGGGCAAGAAGTAGTCCGCAGCGGACACCGTCCAGCGGTCTTCGCTGTAGGACCGACCACCTCCCGTAGGAGTAATAGATGCCCCCCAAGGGTCGTCAGGGCGCTGCCAAGAAGGTGCGCCGCAAGGAAAAGAAGAACGTCGCTCACGGCCACGCGCACATCAAGAGCACGTTCAACAACACGATCGTCTCCATCACGGACCCGTCGGGCAACGTGATCTCCTGGGCCTCCGCCGGCCACGTCGGCTTCAAGGGCTCCCGGAAGTCCACGCCGTTCGCCGCGCAGATGGCCGCCGAGTCGGCTGCCCGCCGCGCCCAGGAGCACGGCATGCGCAAGGTCGACGTGTTCGTCAAGGGCCCGGGTTCCGGCCGTGAGACCGCGATCCGCTCCCTGCAGGCCACGGGCCTCGAGGTCGGCTCCATCCAGGACGTCACCCCGACCCCGCACAACGGCTGCCGTCCGCCGAAGCGCCGCCGCGTCTGACGTACGGCTGCTTCACGCAGGCTTGGTTTCGGGCGGTACGGCTCTGCAAGGGCCGTATCGCCCGTACCCTTGCAGTACCCGTCCCTCTTGCCGGGGGCGGTTTCCGTCGGGCGTCAAATAGCGGGCGTCCACGAATGAAGGATCTGATCCACACATGCTGATCGCTCAGCGTCCCTCGTTGACCGAAGAGGTCGTCGACGAATTCCGCTCCCGGTTCGTGATCGAGCCGCTGGAGCCGGGCTTCGGCTACACCCTCGGCAACTCCCTGCGCCGCACCCTCCTGTCGTCGATCCCCGGAGCCGCTGTCACCAGCATCCGCATCGACGGTGTCCTGCACGAGTTCACCACCGTGCCGGGTGTCAAGGAGGACGTCACCGACCTGATCCTCAACATCAAGCAGCTGGTCGTCTCCTCGGAGCACGACGAGCCCGTCGTGATGTACCTGCGCAAGCAGGGCCCGGGTCTGGTCACCGCCGCCGACATCGCGCCCCCGGCCGGTGTCGAGGTGCACAACCCCGACCTCGTCCTCGCCACGCTCAACGGCAAGGGCAAGCTGGAGATGGAGCTGACGGTCGAGCGTGGCCGCGGTTACGTCTCCGCCGTGCAGAACAAGCAGGTGGGCCAGGAGATCGGCCGTATCCCGGTCGACTCCATCTACTCGCCGGTGCTGAAGGTCACGTACAAGGTCGAGGCCACGCGTGTCGAGCAGCGCACCGACTTCGACAAGCTGATCGTCGACGTCGAGACCAAGCAGGCGATGCGTCCCCGTGACGCCATGGCCTCCGCCGGCAAGACCCTGGTCGAGCTGTTCGGTCTCGCCCGCGAGCTGAACATCGACGCCGAGGGCATCGACATGGGTCCGTCCCCGACGGACGCCGCGCTCGCCGCCGACCTGGCGCTGCCGATCGAGGAGCTGGAGCTCACCGTTCGGTCGTACAACTGCCTCAAGCGCGAGGGCATCCACTCCGTGGGTGAGCTCGTGGCGCGTTCCGAGGCCGACCTGCTCGACATCCGCAACTTCGGCGCCAAGTCGATCGACGAGGTCAAGGCGAAGCTCGCGGGTATGGGCCTGGCGCTCAAGGACTCGCCTCCCGGGTTCGACCCGACCGCCGCCGCGGACGCCTTCGGGGCGGACGACGACGCGGACGCGGGCTTCGTGGAGACCGAGCAGTACTAAGAGCTCGGGCCATCCGGTCCGTACTTGGGTGCGGGTGCGCTGTGGTTTCTCGCGCAGTTCCCCGCGCCCCTTCCGGGCACGGCCCCTCGCGGGGCCTGTGCCCGGATCTCCGACAGGCGACCGCCTGCTCGGATACTGACTCCGGTACCTGATACGGCCGGGGCAGACACACAGGAGAAAGAACATGCCGAAGCCCACCAAGGGTGCCCGTCTGGGCGGCAGCGCCGCGCACGAGAAGCTCCTCCTCGCGAACCTGGCGAAGAGCCTCTTCGAGCACGGCCGCATCACCACCACCGAGGCGAAGGCCCGCCGTCTGCGGCCGTACGCCGAGCGTCTGATCACCAAGGCGAAGAAGGGCGACCTTCACAACCGCCGTCAGGTGCTCCAGGTCATCACGGACAAGGGCATCGTCCACACGCTCTTCACCGAGATCGGCCCGCGGTACGAGAACCGCCCGGGTGGCTACACCCGGATCACCAAGATCGGTAACCGCCGTGGCGACAACGCGCCCATGGCTGTCATCGAGCTGGTCGAGGCGCTGACGGTCGCCCAGGAGGCCACGGGTGAGGCCGAGGCCGCCACCAAGCGTGCCGCCAAGGACGCCGAGGCCGCCGAGACCACGGTCGACACGACCAAGGCCGACGAGGCTCCCGCCGAGGAGTCGAAGGACGCCTAGTCCAGGGCTGTTCGATCGCGGGTCCGTCCCTTCCGGGGGCGGGCCCGCTTTCGTGTCGCTGAGAGGATCTACGGGTGAGTGACGAAGTGGAACCCGGATACGTACGGCTGCGCCTCGACCTGTCGTACGACGGCACCGAGTTCTCCGGGTGGGCCAAGCAGGCCGGCGGGCGGCGGACCGTGCAGGGGGAGATCGAGGACGCGTTGCGGACCGTCACCCGGTCCGGGGACACCACGTACGAGCTGACCGTCGCGGGGCGGACGGACGCAGGGGTGCACGCGCGCGGGCAGGTCGCGCACGTGGATCTGCCGCGCTCGGTGTGGGCCGAGCACAGCGAGAAGCTGCTCAAGCGGCTCGCCGGACGGCTGCCCAGGGACGTGCGTGTCTGGGCGCTGCGCGAGGCACCCGCCGGGTTCAACGCCCGGTTCTCCGCGGTGTGGCGGCGGTACGCCTACCGCGTGACCGACAACCCCGGGGGCGTCGATCCGCTGCTGCGCAACCACGTCCTGTGGCACGACTGGCCGCTCGACGTGGACGCCATGAACGAGGCGGCCCGGGCGCTCCTCGGGGAGCACGACTTCGCGGCCTACTGCAAGAAGCGGGAGGGCGCCACGACCATCCGCACCCTCCAGGAGCTGAGCCTGGTGCGCGGGGACGACGGGATCATCACCGCGACCGTGCGGGCGGACGCCTTCTGCCACAACATGGTGCGCTCCCTCATCGGGGCGCTGCTGTTCGTGGGGGACGGGCACCGGCCCCCGGACTGGCCCGGGAAGGTGCTCGCCGCCGGTGTCCGGGACTCCGCCGTACACGTCGTACGGCCGCACGGGCTGACCCTCGAAGAGGTCGGCTACCCGGCGGACGAGCTGCTCGCCGCGCGGAACAAGGAGGCGCGGAACAAGCGGACGCTGCCGGGCGCCGGCTGCTGCTGAGCCGCGGCGCTCAGTCCCGGTGGTCAACGGGCCCACCATCGGCGACGTCGGCGGTGTCTCCCGGCTCGACGGCAACGGCTACTACGCCAAGACGCTGCGCAGCGCCAAGCGGCTCTAGGAGTGTCCCGGGCCGTCCCGGGCCGGGCCGGGGTCCCCGGCCCGGTGGAGCCCGCGCCCTACGGGCGGCCGGTCACTCGCCGGCCGCCGCGGACGCCTGCGCCTCGCCGCGCCGGCGGATCTGACGGAACGTGAACTCGGCGAGGTCGTCACCGGCCTTGAAGGCGGCGGTGTCCTTGTCCGTCATGTTCCGGCCGTTGGTGAAGCCCGTGATGGTGAAGTAGGCGTACCGGCCGTAGGAGTTGGAGGTCGAGCGGCAGACCGCCGCCGTGCAGAAGTCCTTGACGCCCTTTCCGGACAGCGAACGGACGATGTCCTTCTTGGTGTCGACCTTGCTCTTGACCTTCTGCGCCTTCGCCTCGGTGTCGAAGACGGCCACGCCGACGGTCACCGCGATGCCGTCCTTGACGTAGGAGACCCGCATGAAGCGGGTGCAGCCGCCCTCGGCGAGGAGCTTCGGCAGCCCGCCCTTGGTGGCGGCGGAACAGTTCTTCGTGTCGTCCGTCGCGCCCTTCTTGTAGACCGTCTCCCCCATGGTCAGCTGGGTGCCGGGGAAGAGGATCTGGGCGCCGAGCGGGGCCGTGTCCTTGTTCTTGCTGGCCACGAAGTCCTTCGGGTCCAGCGGCGGCGGCGCGCTGGTGGGCGCGAACGACGGGACGGCCGCCGACTCGCCCGGCAGGTCAGTCGTCGAGGGCAGGCCGGAAGCCGGTTTGCCGGACGCGGAGTTGTCCCCGTTCGCCGACACCACCGCCACCGCCACGGCCGCGCCGATGGCGACGGTGGCCAGTGCGCCACCGCCGATGAACAGCAGCCGGCGCCGCTTGTTGCGGGTCTCCGACGCCTCGGCCAGCGCCGCCCAGTCCGGGGTCTGGTCGGTGCCGCCGGTCCACGGCTGCTGGGAATGCGGTTTCCAGGGATCCCACTGGGACGGGGGTCCCCCCTGCTGCCCGTAGCTCATGGGGCGCATCTTAGACGGACCTCGGGTGTGCCGGTCCGCCCCAAAGGGCCCTTCGCCACCTAGCGTTCAGGGGATGAGCGAGCGCAAAAGCGACATGTCCGGGTGGTTGGTACGACGGGCGTCCTGGCCGCTGTGGGTCGCGCTGGTCGCCGTGCTGGGGGCCCTCGTGGCGCGCACGGCCCGGCTGACCTCGCGCGGAGGGATGGACAACGCCATCGTCGTCCGGGCGGCGAAGGCGTGGCTGGACGGCGGCTCGCCGTATGACGACCCCCACTTCCTCTATCTGCCGAGCGCGGTGCTGGCCGCCGCCCCGCAGGTCTTCGTGGACCGGGACGTGCTGTGCGTGCTGGCGCCCCTCGTGGTGACCGGATGCCTGGTGGGCGGCTGGGTCTGCGCGCTGCGGCTGCACGGCGTCCCCCTGCGCAGCCGCTTCGCGGCCCTCGGCCTGCTCGCGCTCGCGGCGGGCTTCGCCCCCTTCGCCCATCTCGTCTGGCTGGGCAACTGGACGGCGACCGCCGCCCTGGCCCTGCCCCTGGCGCTGCTGCTCGCGGGGCGCGGGCGGTGGGTGGCCGCGGCGGCGGTGCTCGGGGCGGCGGTGGCGCTGAAGCCGCTGCTCGCGCCGATGGCCCTGCTGTTCGTGTTCGCCCGGCGGTGGCGCGCGCTGGGCGTGCTGGTCGCGGTGCCGGTGGCGGCCTCGGCCGGCGCGGCCCTGCTGCTGCCGGACCCCGCCGGGTTCTTCACGCGGACCGTGCCGTTCCTGCTCAGCGGCGACGACCGGTTCGTCCGGCTCTACGAGGCGTCCCCGGCGGCCGTGCTGCCCCGGCTGGGGGTGCCGGGAGCCCTGGCCGGGGCGCTGGCGTTCGCGCTGGCCGCGGCGGGGCTGGTGTGCGCCCACCGGCGCTGGCGCGGCGACGGGGGCCCGCTGCGGTACGCGGAGACCGGGGCGCTGCTGATGCTCTCGGCGTTCCTGGTCTCCCGGCCGTCGTACGACCACTATCTGCTGGTCCCGGTGCCGCTGCTGCTGGCGGGGCTGCCGTACGCGGCGTCGGTGACCCGCTCGGTCTGGTTCTGGATGGCCCTGGTGCCGCAGCTGCCCGGGGTGACCTGGCCCTATCTGGAGGCGGGGGAGCGGCGGGCCTTCCGGGACGCCGTGACGCTGTGCGCCCTCGCGGTGACGGTGGGCCTGCACTCCTGGCGGCGGTCGGGCCGGGAGACGGCGCCGGCCGTGCCCGTCCCGCCCTCGCGGGGGGCGGCGGCGCCGAGCAGCGCGTCCGGCGTGTGACGGGTGGGCCCCGGCGGTCGACTACCCTGGACCTGGAACAGCGACGCCGGCCGTGGGCAACCCGTTTTGACCCGGCTGGGGCCCCGCAGGTATCCTGCATGTTCGTTGTGTATTGGCTTGCTCATTCTCACGGGACGGGCCCTTACACCGGTCCACCGGGCCGATGACCAGCAACCCCACGTACGCGGTATGCGTCGCCGCAGTGGCTCAGGCTGTCGTGATCGTTTCGGTGACCTGTTCAGGACCATTCACTCGAAGCGAAGGCTACGAACCGTGCGTACGTACAGCCCCAAGCCCGGCGATGTGACGCGCCAGTGGCACGTCATCGACGCTCAGGACGTCGTCCTGGGTCGTCTCGCCACCACTGCCGCGACGCTCCTCCGGGGCAAGCACAAGCCGATCTACGCGCCGCACGTCGACGCTGGTGACTTCGTCATCATCATCAACGCCGACAAGGTGCACCTCTCCGGCAACAAGCGGACCCAGAAGATGGCGTACCGCCACTCCGGCTACCCGGGTGGTCTGCGCTCCGTCCGTTACGACGAGCTCCTCGACAAGAACCCCGAGAAGGCCATCGAAAAGGCCGTCAAGGGCATGCTCCCCAAGAACACGCTGGGCCGTCAGATGCTCTCGAAGCTGAAGGTCTACAAGGGTGACCAGCACCCGCACGGCGCGCAGCAGCCGCAGCCGTACGAGATCACCCAGGTCGCGCAGTAAGTCCGGCCACCCCCTAAGACTGAAGAGAATCTGAGGAGAATCGTGGCCGAGACCACTGCCGAGCAGCCGCTCGAAGAGCTTGACATCGACAGCTACACCACCGAGTCCGAGGTTCCGGTGGAGGGCGAGTACACCTCCGAGTCCCTCGCCTCGCGCTTCGGTGAGCCCCAGCCGGCCGCCGGCCTGGGCCGTCGCAAGAACGCCATCGCCCGCGTCCGGATCGTTCCGGGCACCGGCAAGTGGAAGATCAACGGTCGCACCCTCGAGGACTACTTCCCGAACAAGGTGCACCAGCAGGAAGTCAACGAGCCCTTCAAGGTCCTCGAGCTTGAAGGTCGTTACGACGTCGTCGCCCGTATCTCGGGTGGCGGTGTCTCCGGTCAGGCCGGCGCGCTCCGTCTCGGTGTCGCCCGCGCGCTGAACGAGGCCGACGTCGACAACAACCGCGGCCCGCTGAAGAAGGCCGGCTTCCTCAAGCGCGACGACCGTGCGGTCGAGCGCAAGAAGGCCGGTCTCAAGAAGGCCCGCAAGGCCCCGCAGTACAGCAAGCGCTAAGCGCCAGCTGCCTCTGCACGTACTCCGGTACTCCGAACGCCCCGGCGGCACGCCACTGTGCCACCGGGGCGTTCGTCTTATCACCGGGCGCGGGCGTATAACGGCACAAGACGTTCAAAGGCTTGTGTGATCCGCTGCCCCGGCATGGAATGCCGGAAAGCGGGAGCCACCGGCGGCAGGCGGCAGGGCGGGCGCCGGCTCCGCTTCCCGGCAGTGAAGTTTCCTCAGGAGGACAAGTGGGACGACTCTTCGGCACGGACGGCGTGCGGGGTGTCGCCAACGCGGATCTGACGGCCGAGATGGCTCTCGGTCTCTCCGTGGCGGCGGCGCACGTACTGGCCGAGGCGGGCACCTTTGAAGGCCACCGGCCGACCGCGGTGGTCGGGAGGGACCCGCGCGCGTCCGGGGAGTTCCTGGAGGCCGCCGTGGTCGCCGGTCTCGCGAGCGCCGGTGTGGACGTCCTGCGCGTCGGTGTGCTGCCGACGCCCGCGGTGGCGTATCTCACGGGCTCGCTCGGCGCCGACCTCGGTGTCATGCTCTCCGCCAGCCACAACGCCATGCCCGACAACGGGATCAAGTTCTTCGCCCGCGGCGGCCACAAGCTCGCCGACGAACTGGAGGACAGGATCGAGTCGGTGTACGACTCCCACCGGCACGGCGAGCCGTGGGAGCGGCCGACGGGCGCGGGCGTCGGCCGGGTACGCGACTACGAGGAGGGCTTCGACGACTACGTCGGGCACCTCCTCGGCGTGCTGCCCAACCGCCTGGAGGGCCTGAAGATCGTCCTGGACGAGGCGCACGGCGCCGCCGCCGGGGTGTCGCCGGAGGCGTTCCGGCGGGCCGGCGCCGAGGTCGTCACCATCGGGGCCGAGCCGGACGGGCTCAACATCAACGACGGCTGCGGCTCCACCCACCTGGAGAAGCTGAAGGCCGCCGTCCTCGAGCACGGCGCCGACCTCGGTGTCGCGCACGACGGCGACGCCGACCGCTGCCTGGCCGTGGACCACACCGGTGACGAAGTGGACGGCGACCAGATCCTCGCCGTGCTGGCCCTCGCCATGCGGGAGCGGTCCGTGCTGCGGTCCGACACCGTGGTGGCGACCGTGATGTCCAACCTGGGCTTCAAACTGGCGCTGGAGCGCGAGGGCCTGAAGCTGGTGCAGACGTCCGTCGGCGACCGGTACGTGCTGGAGGAGATGAAGGAGCACGGCTACGCCCTCGGCGGCGAGCAGTCCGGGCACGTCATCATCCTCGACCACGCCACCACCGGCGACGGCACGCTGACCGGACTGCTGCTCGCGGCCCGCGTCGCGCAGACCGGGCGCTCGCTGCGGGAGCTGGCCGGCGTCATGGACCGGCTGCCGCAGGTCCTGATCAACGTCCCCGACGTGGACAGGTCGCGGGTGAGGACGTCGGCGGAGCTCGCGGCGGCCGTCACCGACGCCGAGCGCGAACTCGGCGCCACCGGACGGGTGCTGCTGCGCCCCTCGGGCACCGAGCCGCTGGTCCGCGTGATGGTCGAGGCGGCCGACATCGAGCAGGCCCGGTCCGTGGCCGGCCGCCTGGCCGACGTGGTGAAGTCCGCGCTCGGCTGACACTCCGTCAGGGGGGCGGGGACCGCGCGGCGTGACGCGCCGTGCGGTTCCCGCCGTGTCAGACGGCGTTGACCTTGCGCGGCTGCCGGGACCAGAACCACCTCTGGAGCAGCAGCGTGAACGTGCCCGCCAGGACGATGCCCAGCAGGTTCAGCAGGAGCTGTTCCGAGGAGCCCCAGGTCTGCCGGGTGTCGCCGTAGCTGAGGGCGACGGCCGCGTTGGCGGCGGCCGGCACCGTCGTCACGGAGATGGCGACGCCCACCAGGGCACCGGACTTGGCCGAGGTCAGCGACAGGGTTCCGGCTGTGCCCGCGAGGACGGCCACGATGAACGAGAACCAGTCGGGGGCGTAGACGAAGGCCGTGTTGGGCCGGTCGCCCTCCAACTGCCGTTCGGAGAACAGCCCCAGCGCGTCCATGAACCAACTGAAGCCCACGGTCACCGCCATCGCGACGGCGAACCCCGAGATCAGCGCGATCACCGAGCGCAGGGCCAGCCGGGGCCGGCGCCGCACCATCGCCGTGGAGATCCCGGCCAGCGGCCCGAACTCCGGGCCGACCGCCATCGCCCCGACGATCAGCACCGCGTTGTCCAGCACCACACCGCACGCGGCGATCATGGTGGCCAGGGTGATGAACGCCAGATAGGTCGCGGAGAGCGTCGACTCCTCGTGCGTGGCCTCCGTCAGGTGGTCCCACAGCACCGCGTCCGCGGCTTCGCCGGGCGCGTCCCTCTCCGCCTGTTCGGCCCGCCGGGACAGCGACAGGTCGACGTTCTCGACGGCGATGGCCCCGTCGTCCTCGATGCCCAGTCGCTGGAGCCCGGTGAGGAGCGCGTCGCCCGACTCCCGCGCCACGTCGCACAGGACGAGGTCCCCGGCGGGGTCGCGGGCGGCGCCGGACAGGACGACGAGATGGGCCGTCCCCACCGTCCGCTCGATCAGCCGGACCACGTCCTCGGTCCGGTCGGTAGGCGAGATCAGCCGGAGGTGGAGCATGGGGGCAGCGTAGCCGTCACAGCTTGCGCAGGCTCAGGCGCTGCACCTTGTGGTCCGGGCCCTTGCGGACGACGAGGGTGGCGCGGCCGCGGGTGGGGGCGATGTTCTCCACCAGGTTCGGCTTGTTGATGGTCCGCCACATCGTGCGGGCGTAGTCCAGGGCCTCCTCCTCGGAGACCTGGGTGTACTTGCGGAAGTACGAGGACGGGTTCTGGAACGCCGTCTCGCGCAGCCGCTTGAAGCGGTGCAGGTACCAGCTCTCGATGTCCTCGGCGCGGGCGTCGACGTACACGCTGAAGTCGAAGTAGTCGGCGAGTCCGACGCGGGTGCGGCCGTCCTTGCCCGGCAGGGCGGGCTGGAGCACGTTCAGGCCCTCGACGATCAGGATGTCGGGCCGGCGCACGGTGAGCCGCTTGTCCGGGACGATGTCGTAGATCAGGTGCGAGTAGACGGGGGCGGTGACCTCGTCCTTGCCCGCCTTGATGTCGGCGACGAACCGGGTGAGCGCCCGCCGGTCGTACGACTCCGGGAACCCCTTGCGGGACATCAGGCCGCGCTTCTGCAGCTCCCGGGTGGGCAGCAGGAAGCCGTCGGTGGTGACCAGCTCGACGCGCGGGTGCTCGGGCCAGCGCGACAGCAGCGCCTGCAGCAGACGGGCCACCGTCGACTTGCCCACCGCGACCGAGCCGGCGACCCCTATGACGAAGGGTGTGCCGGACTGGGAGCCCTGCTCGCCGAGGAAGGTGTTCAGCGC encodes:
- the truA gene encoding tRNA pseudouridine(38-40) synthase TruA, whose product is MSDEVEPGYVRLRLDLSYDGTEFSGWAKQAGGRRTVQGEIEDALRTVTRSGDTTYELTVAGRTDAGVHARGQVAHVDLPRSVWAEHSEKLLKRLAGRLPRDVRVWALREAPAGFNARFSAVWRRYAYRVTDNPGGVDPLLRNHVLWHDWPLDVDAMNEAARALLGEHDFAAYCKKREGATTIRTLQELSLVRGDDGIITATVRADAFCHNMVRSLIGALLFVGDGHRPPDWPGKVLAAGVRDSAVHVVRPHGLTLEEVGYPADELLAARNKEARNKRTLPGAGCC
- the rplQ gene encoding 50S ribosomal protein L17 gives rise to the protein MPKPTKGARLGGSAAHEKLLLANLAKSLFEHGRITTTEAKARRLRPYAERLITKAKKGDLHNRRQVLQVITDKGIVHTLFTEIGPRYENRPGGYTRITKIGNRRGDNAPMAVIELVEALTVAQEATGEAEAATKRAAKDAEAAETTVDTTKADEAPAEESKDA
- the rplM gene encoding 50S ribosomal protein L13 — encoded protein: MRTYSPKPGDVTRQWHVIDAQDVVLGRLATTAATLLRGKHKPIYAPHVDAGDFVIIINADKVHLSGNKRTQKMAYRHSGYPGGLRSVRYDELLDKNPEKAIEKAVKGMLPKNTLGRQMLSKLKVYKGDQHPHGAQQPQPYEITQVAQ
- a CDS encoding glycosyltransferase 87 family protein, which encodes MSERKSDMSGWLVRRASWPLWVALVAVLGALVARTARLTSRGGMDNAIVVRAAKAWLDGGSPYDDPHFLYLPSAVLAAAPQVFVDRDVLCVLAPLVVTGCLVGGWVCALRLHGVPLRSRFAALGLLALAAGFAPFAHLVWLGNWTATAALALPLALLLAGRGRWVAAAAVLGAAVALKPLLAPMALLFVFARRWRALGVLVAVPVAASAGAALLLPDPAGFFTRTVPFLLSGDDRFVRLYEASPAAVLPRLGVPGALAGALAFALAAAGLVCAHRRWRGDGGPLRYAETGALLMLSAFLVSRPSYDHYLLVPVPLLLAGLPYAASVTRSVWFWMALVPQLPGVTWPYLEAGERRAFRDAVTLCALAVTVGLHSWRRSGRETAPAVPVPPSRGAAAPSSASGV
- the rpsK gene encoding 30S ribosomal protein S11, with product MPPKGRQGAAKKVRRKEKKNVAHGHAHIKSTFNNTIVSITDPSGNVISWASAGHVGFKGSRKSTPFAAQMAAESAARRAQEHGMRKVDVFVKGPGSGRETAIRSLQATGLEVGSIQDVTPTPHNGCRPPKRRRV
- the rpsM gene encoding 30S ribosomal protein S13, producing the protein MARVSGVDIPREKRVEIALTYVFGIGRTLSQQTLAATGVDPNTRVRDLSEEQLVAIREYVDNNIKTEGDLRREIQADIRRKVEIGTYQGLRHRRGLPVRGQRTSTNARTRKGPRRAIAGKKKPGKK
- a CDS encoding DNA-directed RNA polymerase subunit alpha — translated: MLIAQRPSLTEEVVDEFRSRFVIEPLEPGFGYTLGNSLRRTLLSSIPGAAVTSIRIDGVLHEFTTVPGVKEDVTDLILNIKQLVVSSEHDEPVVMYLRKQGPGLVTAADIAPPAGVEVHNPDLVLATLNGKGKLEMELTVERGRGYVSAVQNKQVGQEIGRIPVDSIYSPVLKVTYKVEATRVEQRTDFDKLIVDVETKQAMRPRDAMASAGKTLVELFGLARELNIDAEGIDMGPSPTDAALAADLALPIEELELTVRSYNCLKREGIHSVGELVARSEADLLDIRNFGAKSIDEVKAKLAGMGLALKDSPPGFDPTAAADAFGADDDADAGFVETEQY
- the rpmJ gene encoding 50S ribosomal protein L36, which encodes MKVKPSVKKICDKCRVIRRHGRVMVICDNPRHKQRQG
- a CDS encoding adenylate kinase, which translates into the protein MRIVLVGPPGAGKGTQAAFLAKNLSIPHISTGDLFRANISQQTDLGKLAKSYMDAGELVPDEVTIGMAKARMEQPDAENGFLLDGFPRNVSQAEALDEMLRSEGMKLDAVLDLEVPEDEVVKRIAGRRICRKDSSHVFHVTYSPPKKEGVCDVCGGELYQRDDDSEETVRKRLEVYHTQTEPIIDYYKAQGLVVTISALGKVEDVTARAMQALKRDVDAR
- the map gene encoding type I methionyl aminopeptidase, which translates into the protein MVQIKNPEQIAKMREAGLVVAAIHAATREAAVPGASTKDLDEVARKVLAEHGAKSNFLGYGGFPATICTSVNDVVVHGIPSENVVLKDGDIISIDCGAIIDGWHGDAAYTAFVGSGHAPELVELSRVTEESMWAGIAAMKQGNRLVDISRAIETYIRRQPKPGGGRYGIIEDYGGHGIGTEMHMDPHLLNYVERRRGKGPKLVPGFCLAIEPMVSLGTPKTEVLEDDWTVITTDGTWSSHWEHSVALTEQGPLVLTAPDGGRAKLAELGVTAAPDPLA
- the infA gene encoding translation initiation factor IF-1, which codes for MAKKQGAIEIEGTVVESLPNAMFKVELQNGHQVLAHISGKMRMHYIRILPDDRVVVELSPYDLTRGRIVYRYK
- the rpsI gene encoding 30S ribosomal protein S9, translating into MAETTAEQPLEELDIDSYTTESEVPVEGEYTSESLASRFGEPQPAAGLGRRKNAIARVRIVPGTGKWKINGRTLEDYFPNKVHQQEVNEPFKVLELEGRYDVVARISGGGVSGQAGALRLGVARALNEADVDNNRGPLKKAGFLKRDDRAVERKKAGLKKARKAPQYSKR